The following are encoded in a window of Ignicoccus islandicus DSM 13165 genomic DNA:
- the pdo gene encoding protein disulfide oxidoreductase produces MSFEQEWTPEIRSELREVLADMVNPVEVLVFIGDDCPYCKATVEMIQVFSEESPKKDGKPLLTYKVFHADKDKDAFKEYGVDRVPSVLLVDGYVRYTGIPGGEEIKGLIETIIRISEGESGLDPSTKEGIGRLEGCFYIENVVTPQCPYCPYAALLINMFAYESYKQGKKCIVADTVEAYENEDIADKYNVMSVPSISINGHVEFVGVPYEEDLLAKLVEHQGERRCSKEICFTRP; encoded by the coding sequence ATGTCGTTCGAACAAGAATGGACGCCCGAGATAAGGAGTGAGTTAAGGGAAGTACTTGCAGATATGGTAAACCCCGTAGAAGTTTTAGTCTTCATAGGAGATGACTGTCCTTACTGTAAAGCGACAGTTGAAATGATCCAAGTATTTAGCGAAGAGAGTCCGAAGAAGGACGGTAAGCCATTGCTAACGTATAAAGTCTTTCACGCTGATAAAGATAAGGACGCTTTCAAGGAGTACGGTGTGGACAGAGTTCCTTCCGTATTGTTAGTTGATGGTTACGTAAGGTATACGGGAATTCCAGGAGGAGAGGAAATCAAGGGACTTATCGAAACCATTATAAGAATTTCTGAAGGAGAAAGCGGTCTAGATCCAAGCACGAAGGAGGGCATAGGTAGATTAGAGGGTTGCTTCTATATTGAAAACGTAGTCACGCCCCAATGTCCTTACTGCCCATATGCCGCCCTCCTAATCAATATGTTCGCATACGAATCTTATAAGCAAGGCAAGAAGTGTATTGTAGCCGATACCGTGGAGGCCTATGAGAACGAAGACATAGCTGACAAGTACAACGTAATGAGCGTCCCATCCATATCAATTAATGGTCACGTGGAATTCGTCGGAGTTCCCTATGAGGAGGACTTGTTAGCTAAACTAGTGGAACACCAAGGCGAAAGAAGGTGTTCGAAAGAGATATGTTTCACGAGACCCTAG
- a CDS encoding transcriptional regulator produces MLLRTHCEIAASEVVPTIRAAVVYYLHNHYKLSNYTIAKQIGTSPSSVTNYLKDRRGRGDLVKKLLSDPEIEKMIRLIAKKIAEGDTNPEELSSMMCATCRLVMRKWKNFECIPLPEKW; encoded by the coding sequence GTGCTGTTAAGAACCCACTGCGAGATAGCCGCTAGCGAAGTGGTACCAACAATTAGGGCAGCTGTCGTGTATTACTTACACAACCATTACAAGCTAAGTAACTACACAATAGCGAAACAAATAGGCACGTCGCCTTCAAGCGTAACAAACTACTTGAAAGACAGGAGAGGTAGGGGCGACTTAGTAAAGAAACTCTTAAGCGATCCAGAAATAGAGAAAATGATAAGGCTAATAGCTAAGAAGATAGCTGAAGGGGACACGAACCCCGAAGAATTGAGTAGCATGATGTGTGCCACTTGCAGGCTCGTAATGAGGAAATGGAAGAACTTCGAATGTATACCATTGCCAGAAAAGTGGTAA
- a CDS encoding glycosyltransferase family 4 protein, translated as MKIAYVTRRYWPYVKGGSEKFAKKVVERLKARGHDVKVVTLASDNSEEVIGIRDPFKGTWLSSVYFSIMAPMVLRKLKPDAVIVNAYWAEFSPILEEFPTIYLIHDAGLLELSSWKYKPKSLLMKASAMKSDLVVVPLSYTKRLLVEKLGIPESKIRVLGGEGVEGPFKYVKRDNGFFNVVQVARFAPNKGQLDLIDAFKESLAREKAKLWLVGTISDTAYFEKVLKKVREVRKEYGDIVKVVPNAKSVNPYYELADVCVNPSIHSEGFGLSLVECMAFGKPVIASEIFKKIGTINEEEAITFKDLEDLKAKLRYVYENYNEVLNKYGIKGLEKAKKLSWDEVVEKLEKWLKEIAR; from the coding sequence GTGAAAATAGCGTACGTAACGAGGAGATATTGGCCTTACGTTAAGGGAGGTTCCGAGAAGTTCGCTAAAAAGGTAGTTGAACGTCTGAAAGCCCGAGGTCACGACGTAAAAGTAGTTACGTTAGCTAGCGACAACAGTGAAGAAGTGATAGGGATAAGGGATCCATTCAAAGGTACGTGGTTAAGTTCAGTCTACTTCTCTATCATGGCCCCTATGGTTTTGAGGAAATTGAAGCCCGATGCAGTAATTGTCAATGCCTATTGGGCGGAATTTTCTCCTATTCTTGAAGAGTTTCCTACAATATACCTAATTCACGATGCTGGCTTATTGGAACTAAGTAGCTGGAAGTACAAACCAAAGTCGCTATTGATGAAAGCATCTGCAATGAAAAGCGATTTAGTGGTGGTCCCACTAAGCTATACTAAGAGGTTATTGGTTGAGAAATTGGGGATACCGGAGAGCAAAATTAGGGTACTTGGGGGAGAGGGAGTCGAGGGACCCTTTAAGTACGTCAAGAGGGATAACGGATTCTTTAACGTTGTTCAAGTAGCTAGGTTTGCACCGAATAAGGGCCAACTCGATTTAATAGACGCATTTAAAGAATCTCTAGCAAGGGAAAAGGCTAAGTTGTGGCTAGTTGGTACGATAAGCGACACGGCTTATTTCGAAAAGGTACTTAAAAAGGTTAGAGAAGTAAGAAAGGAATACGGCGACATCGTAAAGGTAGTTCCCAACGCTAAGAGCGTAAACCCTTACTACGAATTAGCCGACGTTTGCGTAAATCCATCAATTCACTCCGAAGGATTCGGTTTATCGCTAGTCGAATGCATGGCGTTCGGCAAGCCTGTAATTGCTTCAGAAATCTTTAAGAAAATAGGCACAATCAATGAGGAGGAGGCAATAACTTTTAAGGATCTAGAAGACCTGAAGGCTAAGTTAAGATACGTATATGAAAACTACAATGAAGTTCTCAATAAATACGGGATAAAGGGGCTTGAAAAAGCTAAGAAGTTAAGTTGGGATGAAGTTGTCGAAAAACTAGAGAAGTGGTTAAAGGAGATAGCTCGATAG
- a CDS encoding HIT family protein: MECVFCKIIKGELPARIVYEDEDVIAFLDINPVAPGHTLVVPKKHYKNILDAPEEVVAKVFTVAKKIAEASIKALQAKGVNVLTNAEEVAGQVVMHFHVHVIPRYDKNELKFEYPGYKYKEGEADEVAKRLRKVLNA, translated from the coding sequence ATGGAGTGCGTCTTCTGCAAGATAATAAAGGGCGAGCTACCAGCGAGGATAGTTTACGAGGATGAAGACGTAATTGCCTTCTTAGACATAAACCCAGTAGCTCCGGGACACACGCTAGTGGTCCCTAAAAAGCATTACAAGAACATCCTCGACGCTCCAGAGGAAGTGGTCGCAAAGGTATTCACTGTAGCCAAGAAGATTGCTGAAGCCTCGATTAAAGCGTTGCAAGCTAAGGGAGTGAACGTCTTAACTAACGCTGAAGAAGTGGCCGGTCAAGTGGTAATGCACTTCCACGTACACGTAATTCCTAGATACGATAAGAACGAACTTAAGTTCGAATACCCCGGTTACAAGTACAAAGAAGGAGAAGCTGACGAAGTAGCTAAGAGGCTTAGAAAGGTGCTAAACGCCTAG
- the serS gene encoding serine--tRNA ligase yields MPWSILEALRNDPQKLIESMKKRCLDPRPVYEAIEVDKKWREVLQKVEKLRAEHNKITRSIPKASPEERKKLIEEAKKLLARKEELENELKELEKKREELLLSLPNLVHESVPEGCDEDSNQPIRFWGKPKVWKEHLEQFKHQTERYGFKIEYELLDNKPIPHADMLEEVLKLGDTFKAAQVASSRFYYLFQDLVWLDLALILYALDNLTKKGFIAVEPPYMIRYKYLMGVIDIETFKDAIYKIEGEDLYLIATAEHPLASYKANEIIDEKDLPLKLVGISPCFRKEAGAANRDLKGIFRVHQFHKVEQFVYSKPEESWNILEELIRNAEELVRGLGLPYRVVNICGGELGYPAAKKYDIEVWYPAQGRYRELVSASNCTDWQSYRLNVRYRIKGGKKHDYVHLLNSTALATTRTITAILENYQLPDGRVEIPKVLRKYLEPFEAAPKEYIVPRERKP; encoded by the coding sequence TTGCCATGGTCGATTCTAGAGGCCCTTAGGAACGATCCACAGAAGCTAATTGAGTCAATGAAGAAGAGATGCCTTGACCCTCGGCCGGTCTACGAAGCGATTGAAGTAGACAAGAAATGGAGAGAAGTATTACAGAAGGTTGAAAAGCTAAGGGCCGAGCACAACAAAATAACCAGATCTATTCCAAAAGCTTCTCCCGAAGAAAGGAAGAAACTAATAGAAGAAGCCAAGAAGCTGCTTGCACGAAAAGAGGAACTAGAAAATGAATTGAAGGAGCTTGAGAAGAAGAGGGAGGAACTACTACTCTCTCTACCGAACTTAGTTCATGAAAGCGTTCCTGAAGGCTGTGATGAGGATAGCAATCAACCCATTAGGTTTTGGGGCAAGCCTAAAGTATGGAAAGAGCACCTAGAACAGTTCAAGCACCAGACGGAACGGTATGGATTCAAGATTGAATACGAACTGTTAGATAACAAACCCATACCTCATGCCGATATGCTTGAAGAAGTTTTGAAGTTGGGCGACACCTTCAAGGCAGCTCAGGTGGCTTCATCGAGATTCTATTACCTATTCCAAGACTTAGTATGGCTGGACTTAGCTCTAATTCTTTATGCATTAGATAATTTAACTAAAAAGGGCTTCATCGCAGTCGAACCCCCTTATATGATAAGGTACAAGTATCTGATGGGAGTTATTGACATAGAAACCTTTAAGGACGCAATCTACAAAATAGAGGGGGAGGACTTATACCTAATAGCTACAGCAGAGCATCCCTTAGCTTCATATAAGGCAAACGAAATAATTGACGAGAAGGACTTACCGTTAAAATTAGTCGGGATTAGTCCTTGCTTCAGAAAGGAAGCTGGTGCGGCTAATAGAGATCTCAAGGGGATATTCAGGGTGCATCAGTTCCATAAGGTCGAACAGTTCGTTTACTCCAAGCCTGAAGAAAGCTGGAATATCTTAGAAGAGTTGATAAGGAACGCTGAGGAACTGGTTAGGGGATTAGGCCTACCTTATAGGGTAGTAAACATATGTGGAGGAGAACTAGGATATCCGGCAGCTAAAAAGTACGATATTGAAGTTTGGTATCCAGCGCAAGGTAGGTATAGGGAACTAGTTAGCGCCTCCAATTGCACCGACTGGCAGAGCTACAGGCTAAACGTTAGGTACAGGATAAAAGGAGGAAAGAAACACGATTACGTTCATTTGTTGAACTCAACCGCTCTCGCAACTACCAGAACCATCACTGCCATCCTCGAGAACTACCAATTACCAGACGGTAGAGTTGAGATACCGAAGGTTCTCAGGAAGTACTTGGAACCCTTTGAAGCTGCGCCCAAGGAATATATAGTTCCAAGGGAAAGGAAGCCTTGA
- a CDS encoding dihydropteroate synthase-like protein, protein MKRVLIVTSKRLEETVREIVSEAPNEYRIEVLGLPVDVVALLTPNALKRQLLRELGKRGLDVKSFDFVLVSGMIPGDLKPISEELGVKVLKGTKTLNELKVAIRKLNELEDKLSFDKPLEDELREYVLEEVAKELQSIDFEKAFDLNGFEVPLRPPPVKVVAEVMDKGDLEEKLSKASEVTSFVVIGSTSTSPNPSKLPSLLKLAEKYFKVVALDSMFWKELNEGCKLGFDVAFSIDRSKIGKVKCDAVVVIPGDIEKGYWPSSPEEKVKSLLENLREVKSEKVFIDPVLSPPPNTLASLIAYYDLSKKVKLPLIMGISNFTELVDFDSVGTNATLIQLAAESGVSLVMVTEESDKARSSWYESAIASVMSTISLHRKTPPKDLGTDLLILKEKKIDRLIYFEEGEEIEARDQSFPLEESVVRIWIDGDGVKASVVRGREKYLVKGDPYLIGKTLIAKGLVKEPSHALYLGWELHKAYLAWKQEKSYIQEMPLKCPSSKEKWEELKEFFKGQL, encoded by the coding sequence TTGAAAAGAGTTCTAATCGTAACCAGTAAGAGACTTGAAGAAACCGTGAGGGAAATAGTTTCGGAAGCACCGAACGAATATAGAATAGAAGTTTTAGGTTTGCCGGTAGACGTAGTAGCTCTCTTAACTCCGAACGCCCTCAAAAGGCAATTGTTAAGGGAATTGGGTAAACGGGGATTAGACGTCAAGTCTTTCGACTTTGTCTTAGTATCGGGAATGATTCCGGGGGACTTGAAACCGATATCCGAGGAATTGGGAGTTAAAGTATTGAAAGGCACTAAAACTTTAAACGAGTTAAAGGTAGCAATCAGGAAGCTGAACGAACTAGAGGACAAGCTAAGTTTCGATAAACCCTTGGAAGACGAGCTGAGGGAGTACGTCTTAGAAGAGGTAGCGAAGGAACTTCAATCGATCGACTTCGAGAAAGCCTTCGATTTGAACGGATTCGAGGTTCCCTTGAGACCTCCACCAGTGAAAGTGGTTGCTGAAGTGATGGATAAAGGCGATCTCGAGGAGAAACTCTCGAAGGCTTCTGAAGTAACTTCCTTCGTAGTAATTGGTTCTACCTCAACTTCCCCGAACCCCTCCAAGTTACCTTCGTTACTGAAGCTCGCGGAGAAGTACTTCAAAGTGGTCGCATTAGATTCCATGTTTTGGAAGGAACTCAATGAAGGGTGTAAGCTGGGCTTCGACGTTGCTTTTTCGATAGATAGAAGTAAGATAGGAAAGGTTAAGTGTGACGCTGTAGTTGTGATACCCGGCGATATAGAGAAGGGCTACTGGCCATCTAGTCCAGAGGAGAAGGTTAAATCCCTCCTAGAGAACTTGAGAGAAGTAAAAAGCGAGAAGGTCTTTATTGATCCCGTTCTCTCGCCTCCTCCCAATACGTTAGCATCGTTAATTGCCTATTACGACTTAAGCAAGAAAGTCAAACTCCCTCTTATAATGGGAATTAGTAACTTCACTGAACTCGTTGATTTCGATAGCGTAGGAACTAACGCGACTCTGATTCAGTTAGCAGCTGAATCGGGGGTGAGCTTGGTAATGGTCACTGAGGAGAGTGATAAAGCGAGAAGCTCTTGGTATGAAAGCGCCATTGCTTCAGTTATGTCAACAATCTCACTTCATAGAAAGACTCCCCCAAAGGACTTAGGAACAGATCTACTAATCCTAAAGGAGAAGAAAATAGATAGGTTGATCTACTTCGAAGAAGGCGAAGAAATAGAGGCAAGGGATCAATCCTTTCCTCTTGAGGAAAGCGTAGTTAGGATATGGATCGATGGAGATGGGGTGAAGGCGAGCGTCGTTAGGGGAAGAGAGAAGTACTTAGTAAAAGGTGATCCCTACTTGATTGGAAAAACGCTCATTGCAAAGGGGTTAGTCAAGGAACCTTCCCACGCACTCTACCTGGGTTGGGAGCTTCACAAGGCCTATTTGGCGTGGAAACAAGAAAAGAGTTACATCCAAGAAATGCCATTGAAATGCCCCAGCTCTAAGGAAAAGTGGGAGGAATTGAAGGAGTTCTTTAAAGGTCAACTGTAA